GTTTGGTCACCTGCTCACCAAATCGTTTGGGATCGGTGCCGGGTGCTAGTTTGAGCAGACATTGCGACGACGAGTTGGTATTGTTCCACTGCTCGAATCCCAGATTGTCCCGTCGTTTTTTGCTGGTGGTTTGTGTCGCCAGCGAAACAAAGGCTTGATAGTCAAAATCGCTGGGCGTTTCGAGGTCTTTTATCAAGCCTGAAACCGTCAGCATCAGGGTGTCTTTGTATTGCTTGCCGATTAACTGTCGGCCGACAAGTGCCGGACTGGCATTGCCAAAATACAACTGGGCCTGCTTCTCGGTAAGCACTACCTGTCCGGGTTTCGACAGGGATGTTTTAGGCGAACCCGCCAACCACTCTCGGGGCAAAATCTCGAAAAAGGCTTCGTTCGTACTGACCATCCATTCACGCTCGTTCTTTTCGGCACGGACCTGAAGCGGTTCTGCACCCTGCCGTGGAATGTCAACTACCTGGAAACTGCCTGCGTGAAATGGAGCTACGGTTCTGACCCCCGCCAGTTTGGTTCGTACTGCTTCCGGGATTGGTGCTGATAAGCCCGAATTGTAGTAAAAATCGTCCCCGAACTTAAATTTGGAGACGAGTCGGTATACCTGCTCACGATCTGGCAATCGTTTGTCGAAACCCAATTCGAACTGTACAATGAGGTAAATGACCAGACAGGATGCAATGCCTACCGATAGCCCTGCTACGTTAAGGAGCGTGGTCAGCCGATTACGACTCAGATTGCGGATAGCGATTTTGACGTAGTTAAGAAGCATGAGGTCGGGTTACGAAGCGAAAGGTGATAACTTTATTACATTGGTTTACTTATCTTTGATAGGTCGTATTTTAAAGTCCAATTGATATGGGTTATCCAGATCCTATACCTCAGAAATTCCTCGTCATGGAGGATGAAATGGGCGTAAATGCTCCTATCACCCATCAACGTATCATTTCCAGACTTCATGTTGAACTAGGTGTTCTATACTACCATCGCAGAAGTATACCTTACGAACCCTTACCGGAAACCATGCTTGGTGAAGGGATCAGCAGCCCTACTCCCGATTTGATTCTTTACGATAATGAAACGGAACAAACCCGCGTCATTATTGAAATCTGCCATACAAGAGCTGTGAAGAGCGATCTGGACAAAGTCATTCGGTTAGTCGATGGCGGTTTATACGGCATTCTGGAAGGTTTTGTGTATAACTATAAAACCGCTGAATGGTATCGGTATCGTCTGGGAAATGGTGGCCTTGTTGAGACCTCAGCTCAGTCTGATACATTGAACGTTGATCTGAGTAAATTTCTGTAAATCCTTATTCTGCCCGTAACGATTTCACCGGATTCATCAGCGCGGCTTTGATGCTCTGGAAACTCACGGTCAACAGCGCAATGCCGACTGCCAGTACACCCGCCAGCACAAACATCCACCATTCGATGTCGATCTTATAGGCAAAATCAGCCAGCCATCGGTTCATGGCGTACCAGGCCACCGGACTTGCCAGCACAATGGCCATAGCCACCAGCTTCAGAAAATCTTTAGAAAGGAGACCGACGATACTTGGAACACTGGCACCCAATACCTTCCGAACGCCAATCTCTTTGGTACGCTGCTCCGCCATGAACGTCGCCAGTCCAAACAGGCCCAGGCAGGCTACAAAAATGGTCAGCCCGGCGAAAAGACCCAGAATGCGCCCGGTTTTCTGTTCGGCCAGATAGGTATTGTTGAAGCGTTCATCCAGGAACGAGTAGGTAAATGGCGCTTCGGTGGTCAGTTGCTCCCATTGCTTTTTTAGCGAAGCCAATAGTCCACGAATGTCTTTGGTTTTAATTTTCACGATGACAGCGCCAGAGGTACTACCCAGCACCATGACCAGGGGCGAAATGGCTTCGTGCATCGAGCGGAAATGGAAATCCTTTACTACACCAACAACCCGATACGTTCCCAGCTTGCCATCGTTTTCCGTATGTGTAATCGTATGGCCAAGCGCATTACCGTTCCAGCCAAACGTGCGGGCGGCTGTTTCGTTCAGAATTACCCCCGACGAGTCGGTGCCATAGGCTTTGGAGAAATTTCGACCGTAAGCCATCTGCATACCCAGCGTCGGAATATAATTGTAATCAACCTCGTACCGTAGCGTTTTGACCAACTGCGTTGAGTTAGACTCAGGGTAAATCATGTAGTTGTTGTTGTAGCTCGGCCCCGCTGGTAAATACCCCGATGTGCTGACATTGACCACCCGAGGGTCCTGCATAACCAGGTTGCGGAACACCTCTGCCTGGTTGCCTAACTGCCATGTTTCGGGTAGTACCAGTACCTGATCTTTATCGTAACCCAGCCGTTTATTCTGAATGTAGCTGAGTTGCCGGTACACGACCGTCGTGCCAATCATTAGCGTGATTGAAATGAAAAACTGAACTACCACCAGGCCACTTCGCAGGCCAATACTCTTTCGGTCGCCCGTGAACTTGGTTCCTTTCAGCACCTGAACGGGCCTGAACGACGACAGGAAAAAGGCAGGGTAGCTGCCCGCCAGTAGGCCCACGACCACACCCAGCAATAATAAACCCGGCAGAAGCCAGGGTTTGGTCGAAAAATTGAAGGTGAGTTCTTTGCCAGCCAGTTCATTGAAAAGGGGTAAGGTCAGATAAACCAGCCCGACGGCCAGCACCAGCGCAATAGCGGTTAAGAGCAGCGACTCGATTAGAAACTGGCTGGTCAGGCTCTGGCGCACCGAGCCCATTACCTTCCGGATGCCCACTTCTTTGGCCCGTTTCGAGGCTCCGGCTGTACTCAGGTTCATGAAGTTGATACTGGCGATGATCAGCATAAACAGGGCAATGGCCCCGAAAATATAGACATACTGCGCATCACCGTTGGGTTCCAGCTCACCCGTCAGGTTCGAGCGCAGATGAATATCGGTTAAGGGTTGAAGCAGAAAGCGAACATCGTTGCCCTTCTGGCGGAACTGGCTTAGCGTCATACCAAAGGCCTGTTGAAGTTGTGGCGCCATGTATTTGCTGACCAACTGTGGCATTTTCGCTTCCAGCTTTGCGGGATCGTATCCTTTGGCAAGTACCAAATACGTGTGATAGCTCGATGTCATCCACGAAGGCGATTTGGCATCGGAATTCCCGGCCATCGACACAAACATATCGAAATGAAAGTGCGAGTTGACGGGTACTTTTTTGATTACACCGGTTACCCGAAAGAGGGCATTCCAGCTTTTGATTGGTATCGATTTTCCAATCGGGTTTTCAGTACCAAAAAGTTGATGCGCCATCGCCTGGGTGATAACAGCCGTGTTGGGCTGGATCAGCGCTGTTTTGGCATCGCCCTGAAGCAGGGGTAGGGTAAATACCTGAAAGAAGTTGGAGTCGACGAACGCAATTTGATCATCCCGAAACGTTTTATCGCCCACCGTGATCGATGGTGCCCCGGCAGCCCGGATACGGGTCGCTTCTTCCACTTCCGGGTAGTCAGCTTTTAACGTTGAGGCAACAGGTGGCATCACATTGGCCTCATTGATCTGTCCACCATTCGTAATGGCCTGAAAAACGACCCGCACAATCCGGTCGGCTTTTTCGCTGTAGCGGTCATAACTCAGTTCATTGAACAGGTACAAACTGATGAGCAGGCATGTGGCCAACCCGAGCGCCAACCCGACAATATTGATGGCTGAAAAAGCTTTGTTGCGAACCAGATTCCGCCAGGCGATTTTGATATAGTTAAGGAGCATCTTATGGCCTTTTTGTTATCTTTGATAAAAAACTTCGTTGCGTTATGGAGGCCGTCATTGATCAACCCACCGAGTTCGAAGATGAAAAAATGTCGAGTTATAATCATTCTGAGTTGCAGAGCAATCTGGCTTTCCTGCTGAAACTCTCTTATCGTACTCAATACAGTATCCTGACAGAGCTTGATTTCGATTTTGCATCTGGCAAGGCCCGCCCTGACCTCGCTATTATGCCCAAACGGAAAGCCGATTGGCTAGCCGATGAAATTGTTGTACAGGATGTTCCGTTAACAACCATCGAGATTCTCTCTCCTGAACAAAGCTTGAACAGCCTGACCGAACGCATTTACAAAAAACATTTCCCGGCCGGTGTGAAGTCCGTCTGGCTGGTGGTACCCACTGTTCAAACCGTTTCCATTCTATTGCCAGATCGTCGCCAGCTTAACTTTGCGAATGGCCTCGTCGCTGATCCCGTAACCGGCATTCAACTCCAGTTGAGCGAAATCTTTGAAGGCTAATCACTTCCCACTCTTCGGTATACCAATCTCTTTTTCAATCCGCTCGATAAGCTGTTGCCGTTCCTGCTGCGACTTGTCGCGGGCGTTGAGCGTGCGTTCGTAGGTGATGTCTTCACCGTCTTTCTGGAATCGGTAGCGCAGGAATAGTTTGCCCGTCTCCGAATCGTAATTCACCTCTTTGGTATACGGATTCTTCCCGCCAACAGCTACAGCCTGACTGTTACCATTACTACTGGTTATCATCGGTCCATCGCTACTGATGATCGTGACAGACTCACTGCCATCAAAACGAGGAGGTTTGGGCGCTTTAGGGGCCTTGGGCGCTGCAGGAGCAGCTATACTCATTGCAGGCTCGGTGGGTGGAATCGGTGGTTCAGGTCTGCTGATGTGCAATGAGTCCAGAATGCGTTCGCGAAGGGCGTTGCGTTCGGCAAGATTTAAACCCGACACATTAAAACTCCGGTCGTAGTCGATCTTTTGCCCATCGACTGTACCGTTTACACGAATTGAGAGGGTCTTCTCATCGTCGTTAATGCTCGTGCTGAGCGACGAATGTTTCTGCGCCATAGCCAATGAGCTTGCCAGCGCCAGTAGGATTGTGATATGTGTTTTCATACTTGTTCAGAAAGGGGCATGCTCCCTGCTATTTATTCCGATTTAAGTGATTTAATAGGGTTCGTTAACGCGGCTTTCACACTTTGGAAACTGACCGTCAACAGGGCGATCAGGACCGTTAGGCCACCGGCCAGTACAAACACCCACCACTGAATGTCGGTGCGGTAGGCAAAATCCTTTAGCCAGTTGTGCATGGCGTACCAGGCCACCGGCGACGCAATCACCAGCGCGACCAGTACCAGCTTCATAAAGTCTTTCGAGAACAGGGCGACCAGACTGGCTTCCGACGCGCCCAACACTTTTCGAATGCCAATTTCTTTGGTACGGGCTTCGGCCATAAACATCGACAGCCCAAACAGACCCAGGCATGAAATTAGGATGGCGATACCCGAAAACACGCTGAACAGGGTTTGCTGGGTTTGCTCGCGTGCATAGAGCCGATCAAAGCGTTCGTCCAAAAATTTGTAATCGAACGGTTGCTGCGGAAAGAATTGCTTCCAGACCGACTCGACCCGTTGTACCGCTTCGGGCGTGTTGCCTTTGAGTGGAATCGACAGCCAGTTAAGTTGTCCAGGCCGCAGAATCATCGCCAAAGCCGCCATTTGCTGGTGCAGGGATTCAAAATGAAAATCTTTCGTAACACCGATAATCTGCCCTTTAGCCGGTCCATACTGAAATGGTTTGCCAATTGCCTGCTCAGGTGTCCAGCCGAGTTGCCGAACGGCGGTTTCGTTCAGAATAACCATCGCCGTGTCGGTCGAGTAAGAGCGGGCAAAGTTTCGCCCGGCAGCCATGCTGATCTGATAGGCTGGAATAAAATCGTAATCGACGCTTAGCCCCCGCAGGTTGATTTTGACGGGTGCCATTGTGTCGCCTTTCATGGCCATAGCCCCGTATGAATCCAGCAAGCGTCCCGACGGTATCCGCGATGAGCGACCCAGATCACGCACAAAGCCGGTCTGAACCAGTTGCTGTTTCAGCGTTTCGTAATTGGTCGTCGAATCGCCTACATCGCGGAGAATCAACACCTGATCTTTGGCGTAGCCCAGTCGATAATTCTGGATGTATTTCATCTGGTTGTAGACTACGGCGGTGCTGATAATCAGAACAATGGCGATGGAAAACTGAGTGATCACCAGCACCTGCCGCAGTTTGCCACTCCGTACGGTTGAGGCAATTTGACCTTTCAGTACACCCAGTGGCCGGAACGAAGTCAGGAAAAAAGCGGGATAGCTACCAGCTACCAGCCCTGTCAGAAGCGTAATGCCAACCAGAACGGCCAGAAAAACCGGATTCAACAGTTGGCTGAATGAGAGTTGCTTGTTGGTGAAATCGTTGAGTGCCGGTAATCCCAGCATAACCAGAAAGACAGCCACCCCGAGTGCAAACAGAACCAGTACCAGAGATTCGCTCAGGAATTGACCAATGAGCTGGTTGCGCAAGGCCCCTACAACCTTGCGCATACCAACCTCTTTGGCTCGCCCCGCCGAACGAGCAGTGGCCAGATTCATATAATTGATGCAGGCAATCAGCAAAATGAATAAACCGATAGCCGAAAAAAGATAAATGTAGGTAATGTCGCCCGTGGGCTCTACTTCCGAATCGGTATGTGAGCGTAAGTGAATGTCCGTCAGCTTTTGCAGGTTCAGCACCGACCAGGTAGAC
This window of the Spirosoma aerolatum genome carries:
- a CDS encoding ABC transporter permease, which produces MLRNYLLIAFRNLQKHKTFSFINIVGVAVGLACFLLIALYVQDELSYDRYNTNANRVYRLTRTFLTSDGSPSLKLAQAAPPFGPLIKQDFSEAEQVVRTLDLSNGLLRVGEHSFNEPDIFLAEANLFKVLDFDMVSGNPDQALVNPFSIMFSRPMATKYFGSENPVGKTVRFNNQFDLTVTGVYEPLPTQAHFHPGFLISFSTLNDNRIYGAEGLRTNWSNNSFNTYVLLKPNTDPARVEGAFPAFQDKHIPPEEGRKASTWSVLNLQKLTDIHLRSHTDSEVEPTGDITYIYLFSAIGLFILLIACINYMNLATARSAGRAKEVGMRKVVGALRNQLIGQFLSESLVLVLFALGVAVFLVMLGLPALNDFTNKQLSFSQLLNPVFLAVLVGITLLTGLVAGSYPAFFLTSFRPLGVLKGQIASTVRSGKLRQVLVITQFSIAIVLIISTAVVYNQMKYIQNYRLGYAKDQVLILRDVGDSTTNYETLKQQLVQTGFVRDLGRSSRIPSGRLLDSYGAMAMKGDTMAPVKINLRGLSVDYDFIPAYQISMAAGRNFARSYSTDTAMVILNETAVRQLGWTPEQAIGKPFQYGPAKGQIIGVTKDFHFESLHQQMAALAMILRPGQLNWLSIPLKGNTPEAVQRVESVWKQFFPQQPFDYKFLDERFDRLYAREQTQQTLFSVFSGIAILISCLGLFGLSMFMAEARTKEIGIRKVLGASEASLVALFSKDFMKLVLVALVIASPVAWYAMHNWLKDFAYRTDIQWWVFVLAGGLTVLIALLTVSFQSVKAALTNPIKSLKSE
- a CDS encoding ABC transporter permease, which translates into the protein MLLNYIKIAWRNLVRNKAFSAINIVGLALGLATCLLISLYLFNELSYDRYSEKADRIVRVVFQAITNGGQINEANVMPPVASTLKADYPEVEEATRIRAAGAPSITVGDKTFRDDQIAFVDSNFFQVFTLPLLQGDAKTALIQPNTAVITQAMAHQLFGTENPIGKSIPIKSWNALFRVTGVIKKVPVNSHFHFDMFVSMAGNSDAKSPSWMTSSYHTYLVLAKGYDPAKLEAKMPQLVSKYMAPQLQQAFGMTLSQFRQKGNDVRFLLQPLTDIHLRSNLTGELEPNGDAQYVYIFGAIALFMLIIASINFMNLSTAGASKRAKEVGIRKVMGSVRQSLTSQFLIESLLLTAIALVLAVGLVYLTLPLFNELAGKELTFNFSTKPWLLPGLLLLGVVVGLLAGSYPAFFLSSFRPVQVLKGTKFTGDRKSIGLRSGLVVVQFFISITLMIGTTVVYRQLSYIQNKRLGYDKDQVLVLPETWQLGNQAEVFRNLVMQDPRVVNVSTSGYLPAGPSYNNNYMIYPESNSTQLVKTLRYEVDYNYIPTLGMQMAYGRNFSKAYGTDSSGVILNETAARTFGWNGNALGHTITHTENDGKLGTYRVVGVVKDFHFRSMHEAISPLVMVLGSTSGAVIVKIKTKDIRGLLASLKKQWEQLTTEAPFTYSFLDERFNNTYLAEQKTGRILGLFAGLTIFVACLGLFGLATFMAEQRTKEIGVRKVLGASVPSIVGLLSKDFLKLVAMAIVLASPVAWYAMNRWLADFAYKIDIEWWMFVLAGVLAVGIALLTVSFQSIKAALMNPVKSLRAE
- a CDS encoding Uma2 family endonuclease gives rise to the protein MEAVIDQPTEFEDEKMSSYNHSELQSNLAFLLKLSYRTQYSILTELDFDFASGKARPDLAIMPKRKADWLADEIVVQDVPLTTIEILSPEQSLNSLTERIYKKHFPAGVKSVWLVVPTVQTVSILLPDRRQLNFANGLVADPVTGIQLQLSEIFEG